A window from Bombus pascuorum chromosome 12, iyBomPasc1.1, whole genome shotgun sequence encodes these proteins:
- the LOC132912491 gene encoding small ribosomal subunit protein uS14 — protein MGFQNIWYSHPRKYGQGSRSCRACANRHGLIRKYGLNICRQCFREYAADIGFKKV, from the exons ATgggttttcaaaatatttggtACTCGCATCCACGTAAATATGGACAAGGATCTAGATCCTG CCGTGCTTGTGCCAACAGGCACGGATTAATTCGAAAATATGGGCTGAATATTTGTCGCCAATGTTTTCGTGAATATGCTGCTGATATTGGCTTTAAAAaggtataa
- the LOC132912748 gene encoding probable tubulin polyglutamylase ttll-15 encodes MSSKQNVNECTIYTQMMNLKVKTLLNIFLYSITGPIILYCFLSFLYYHENLRKTAEIKEKNPLYRVYTKSNDTEYLKHVFLVLERLGFKQTNDAFNWDLLWAHDYPFRSLSSSLKKLKAHQRVNHIPGCGYITNKVDLSTAEGRYILPAFKIPEQSSEFLLYANQHPEKMFVQKSNDHRGISIKNVSDINITETGSFVQEFIQRPFLIDGYKFDIGIYTVITSVDPLRVYIYKGDVLFRFCPVKYYPFDPEVLDKYVVGDDYLPIWNVPSLKHYYTKLKFSMKDSFDAYVRMQAKDPEKVWSGVREAIREITLSKEIYIREAIKRFGNGRNFFELIRIDFALDENLNVYTMEANMSPNLSSAHYLPNQLLYEQVIFNLFSLVGIGQRIRKDSLEIRNRMEEEMEVAEKNIMVLPELCIECNDCFRVECQLCSPCFTPETKLILSQSYLENQNKMDFQRIFPPPITKDMILKDYTLKNQLLVRWYQGKCELDHSWCS; translated from the exons ATGTCTAGTAAACAg AATGTTAAtgaatgtacaatatataccCAAATGATGAACTTAAAAGTGAAAacacttttaaatatatttttatattctataacgggtccaataattttatattgtttcttGTCCTTTTTATACTACCATGAAAACTTAAGAAAAACggcagaaataaaagaaaagaatccaTTATATAGAGTATACACGAAAAGTAATGATactgaatatttaaaacatgtaTTTCTTGTATTGGAACGTTTGGGATTTAAACAAACCAATGATGCATTTAATTGGGATTTATTGTGGGCACATGACTATCCATTTAGAAGTTTAAGTTCTAGCTTAAAGAAGTTAAAAGCTCATCAACGTGTTAATCATATTCCCGGTTGCGGATATATTACGAATAAGGTGGATTTATCAACCGCGGAAGGTCGCTACATTTTACCAGCATTTAAGATACCAGAACAAAGCAGCGAATTTCTTTTGTATGCTAATCAGCATCCAGAAAAGATGTTTGTACAAAAATCAAATGATCATCGGGGTATTAGCATAAAAAATGTgagcgatataaatattacagaaaCTGGATCTTTTGTACAAGAATTTATACAGCGACCATTTCTCATAGATggatataaatttgatattggAATATACACCGTGATCACATCCGTTGATCCTCTtagagtatatatatacaaaggCGATGTGCTCTTTAGATTTTGtcctgtaaaatattatccaTTTGATCCTGAAGTTTTAGACAAATACGTAGTTGGCGATGATTACTTGCCGATTTGGAACGTTCCATCTTTGAAACATTATTATACTAAATTGAAGTTTTCAATGAAAGATTCGTTCGACGCATATGTACGTATGCAAGCGAAAGATCCTGAAAAAGTTTGGAGTGGTGTACGCGAAGCAATCAGAGAAATTACTTTGTCAAAAGAGATTTATATTAGAGAAGCTATAAAACGTTTcggaaatggaagaaattttttcgagttaattaGAATCGATTTTGCactcgatgaaaatttaaatgtttatacCATGGAAGCAAATATGTCTCCAAATTTATCTTCAGCGCATTATCTGCCAAATCAATTACTTTACGAACAAGTTATATTTAACTTATTTTCGTTAGTTGGCATAGGACAAAGAATCAGGAAAGATTCTTTGGAAATAAG GAACAGAATGGAGGAAGAAATGGAAGTAGCTGAGAAGAATATAATGGTTTTGCCAGAACTTTGCATAGAATGTAATGATTGTTTTCGTGTAGAATGTCAGTTATGTAGCCCATGTTTCACACCTGAAACTAAACTGATTTTATCTCAAAGTTATTTGGAAAATCAGAATAAAATGGATTTTCAAAGAATCTTTCCACCTCCCATA ACAAAAGATATGATATTAAAAGATTAcacattaaaaaatcaattactTGTCAGATGGTACCAAGGCAAGTGTGAATTAGATCATTCATGGTGTTCATAA
- the LOC132912486 gene encoding tRNA-specific adenosine deaminase 2, with translation MDFLSWMNIALQKANDSLKSGEVPVGCLFIYNNNVIATGNNTVNETRNATRHAEINCIDQVLESCNIKDLSYKNIFYDTDVIVTVEPCIMCTSALCQLQVRNIIYGCGNDRFGGCISVFEVPKLYNSRTKIIGGIKGTEAMTLLKEFYKGTNPNVPESKFKKDRKRKDT, from the coding sequence atGGATTTTTTAAGTTGGATGAATATTGCTTTACAAAAGGCAAATGATTCACTAAAATCTGGTGAAGTACCAGTTggatgtttatttatatataacaataatgtCATTGCTACAGGTAATAATACAGTTAACGAAACTCGCAATGCTACTCGACATGcagaaataaattgtatagaTCAAGTTTTAGAGTCCTGTAACATAAAAGATTTaagctataaaaatattttttatgatactGATGTTATTGTTACTGTAGAACCATGTATAATGTGTACATCTGCATTATGTCAACTACaggtacgtaacattatatatggTTGTGGAAACGATCGTTTTGGTGGATGTATAAGTGTTTTTGAAGTACCAAAACTTTATAATTcaagaacaaaaataatagGAGGTATCAAAGGTACTGAAGCAATGACAttgttaaaagaattttataaaggTACAAATCCAAATGTACCtgaatcaaaatttaaaaaagaccGTAAAAGGAAGGAcacataa
- the LOC132912492 gene encoding single-strand selective monofunctional uracil DNA glycosylase translates to MSNSRKTKTRRNSDSVDINPKRMKSEDEDNSENKENSIVKSDTLLENISEQLLSVEHNLATELKKITFRLPVEYVYSPLEYAFNIHTMYVQKYCNTVKKILFLGMNPGPWGMSQTGVPFGEISMVRDWLKISGPVGKPVKEQPNRKVAGFQCTRSEISGKRLWGLFQELCKSPEKFFEHAYIHNYCPIALMNKKGCNITPAEIKGPEIQILHSACDKALADAIKILKVEIIIGIGGYAEKRAQLVVQSSKLPVKVLCLPHPSPRAVNNKNWSEKATQKLSEFGLLECFTA, encoded by the exons ATGTCGAATTCtagaaaaaccaaaacaagACGTAATAGTGATTCAGTAGATATTAATCCTAAAAGAATGAAATCAGAAGACGAAGATAATTCAGAAAACAAGGAAAATAGTATAGTTAAAAGTGATACTTTACTTGAAAACATTTCTGAACAATTATTGTCAGTGGAGCATAATTTGGCTACTgagttaaaaaaaattacattccgTTTGCCAGTAGAATATGTTTATAGTCCACTTGAATATGCATTTAATATACACACTATGTATGTACAAAAGTATTGTAATACtgttaagaaaatattgtttcttgGAATGAATCCTGGTCCTTGGGGTATGTCCCAAACTGGTGTTCCATTTGGAGAGATAAGTATGGTTCGCGACTGGTTAAAAATTTCCGGACCTGTTGGAAAACCAGTCAAAGAACAGCCAAATAGAAAAGTAGCTGGATTTCAATGTACTCGTAGCGAAATCAGCGGGAAAAGATTATGGGGTCTTTTTCAAGAATTATGTAAAAGTCCAGAGAAATTCTTTGAACatgcatatatacataattattgcCCTATTgcattaatgaataaaaaaggCTGTAATATTACACCAGCAGAAATAAAG GGACCAGAGATACAAATCTTACATTCTGCTTGTGACAAGGCATTAGCAGATGCAATTAAGAttttaaaagttgaaattataattggcATTGGTGGATATGCAGAGAAACGAGCTCAATTAGTAGTTCAATCTTCAAAATTACCTGTGAAG gTTTTATGTTTACCTCATCCAAGTCCACGTGctgtgaataataaaaattggagtGAAAAAGCAACACAAAAGTTAAGTGAGTTTGGATTACTTGAATGTTTTACAGCTTAA
- the LOC132912475 gene encoding RNA helicase aquarius, producing the protein MENQNAMTVKSNNPAPTVEQINADRITQLANKYWAPHTMDSHLPFSSQIVEDIYIQEICASKFSIRRIMMLEFSQYLENFLWPYYNTKIATRAHTMSIVVMVNEKFRERVQVWKVFEKLPEYFSEFFQKVLETCLEDSIMDFDLKEQTALIVFLNHCFNSMEVLLVREEVKRLVSLSMWISLQQGRRELEFRKYPKWRKYWKVIMKKDNPECKEKLEWERKFLHRLMIKFMTILETVPEEGPLLPDKVRYCERFLELVIDLEALLPTRRFFNTVMDDCHLVVRCQLSNLLHRPEGELFGQLLEMLKFYARFEINEESGDPLTDHDMTQLHYTKITSLQKAVFAKFPDLRSFALANVASVDTREALYKHFGLLSQEKLRSIASYLSLVPSEEREKDENWYRYDIDFLRELLISRHERRASQLEELNEMPLYPTEEIIWNESIVPTEYFSGEGCLALPKLNLQFLTLHDYLLRNFNLFRLESTYEIRQDIEDAVSRLSPWRAEDGGVYFGGWARMAQPITQFAVVEVAKPNIGEKRPSRVRADVTINLSVRKEIKSEWENLRKHDVCFLITVKPQNPIGTKYSHKLPFVPQVGLTTVRGCEVEGMLDSNGRVIEDGPEPRPILPGDTRTYRVWLDCNQYRIDMDNASHGGEDVYESFNIIMRRKPKENNFKAVLETIRELMNTECVVPYWLHDIILGYGDPGAARYSRMPNEIASMDFNDTFLDINHLKNSFPQYEIKVSTNDESKLVRPFRLTFEDVLAKHNVEPVKKVIKIEPHVPPSRGPYKANEPKKNQIPFTPTQVEAIRAGMQPGLTLVVGPPGTGKTDVAVQIISNLYHNFPNQRTLIVTHSNQALNQLFEKIMALDIDERHLLRLGHGEEALETEKDFSRYGRVNYVLAKRLDLLMEVQRLQESLNVKGDVAYTCETAGHFFMYQILTRWERFETRIKQRQGTGNNAPAAFIIDEEFPFHKFFDNAPKPLFKRNSYEEDLEIACSCFRYIERIFAQLEEFRAFELLRSGLDRSKYLLVKEAKVIAMTCTHAALKRRELVDMGFKYDNILMEESAQILEIETFIPLLLQNPQDGYNRLKRWIMIGDHHQLPPVIKNMAFQKYSNMEQSLFARFVRLGVPTVDLDGQGRARPSICNLYNWRYKKLGNLAHVENSPEYLVANAGFLYDFQLINVEDFNGVGESEPSAYFYQNLAEAEYCVAVFMYMRLLGYPADKISILTTYNGQKHLIRDVINIRCASNPLIGRPNKVTTVDKYQGQQNDYILLSLVKTRAVGHLRDARRLVVAMSRARLGLYVFARVSLFNNCFELTPAFAQLMQRPLKLQLLPQEHYPTERLNDANLSTSPMEIEDMPHMAKFVYDYYIEKVSGMKESQKVWQKPGMMQTPNSPSYKVPAHPGADDDTDDEEINQMEDEQENTKEEENKEPKFELIKNLVEDLTSENEGSDH; encoded by the exons ATGGAAAATCAAAACGCTATGACAGTTAAAAGCAATAATCCTGCTCCCACAGTGGAACAGATTAATGCTGATCGTATAACACAG cTTGCAAATAAATATTGGGCACCACATACTATGGATTCACATCTTCCATTCAGTTCACAAATAGtagaagatatttatatcCAAGAAATATGTGCatctaaattttctattcgaaGAATTATGATGTTAGAGTTCAGTcagtatttagaaaattttctatggcCATATTACAATACAAAAATTGCAACTCGTGCTCATACCATGTCCATTGTTGTTATggtgaatgaaaaatttcgagAACGTGTTCAAGTTTGGAAAGTATTTGAGAAACTtccagaatatttttctgaatttttccaaaaagtCTTAGAGACATGCCTTGAAGACAGTATAATGGACTTTGATTTGAAAGAACAAACAGCATTGattgtttttttaaatcattgttTTAATTCTATGGAAGTATTATTAGTTAGAGAAGAAGTAAAACGGCTGGTGTCATTATCTATGTGGATTTCACTGCAACAAGGTCGTAGAGAATTAGAGTTtagaaaatatccaaagtggAGAAAGTACTGGAAGGttataatgaaaaaagataatCCTGAATGTAAAGAAAAGTTAGAGTGGGAACGTAAATTTTTACACagattaatgataaaatttatgacAATATTGGAAACAGTACCGGAGGAAG GGCCACTCTTACCAGATAAGGTACGATATTGTGAAAGGTTTCTTGAGTTAGTAATAGATTTAGAAGCTCTATTACCAACTAGACGTTTCTTCAATACTGTTATGGATGATTGTCATCTGGTAGTGAGATGTCAGCTATCCAATTTATTACATCGTCCGGAAGGTGAATTGTTTGGCCAG CTATTAGAAATGTTGAAGTTTTACGCGAGATTTGAAATCAATGAAGAAAGCGGCGACCCCCTCACCGATCACGATATGACACAATTGCATTACACTAAAATTACTTCGCTTcag AAAGCAGTTTTTGCGAAGTTCCCAGACTTACGAAGCTTTGCGTTGGCGAATGTGGCGAGCGTTGATACGAGAGAAGCTCTTTATAAACACTTCGGGTTGCTCAG TCAAGAGAAGCTAAGATCAATTGCGAGTTATCTCAGTTTGGTACCATCGGAAGAACGCGAGAAAGATGAGAATTGGTACCGGTATGATATAGACTTTCTTCGAGAACTTTTG ATTTCACGTCACGAGCGTAGAGCTTCTCAGTTAGAGGAGCTTAATGAAATGCCACTTTATCCAACAGAAGAGATCATTTGGAACGAGAGTATTGTACCgacagaatatttttctggcGAAGGTTGTTTAGCTTTACCAAAATTGAATCTACAATTTCTTACTCTGCACGATTATTTACTGAGAAACTTCAATCTATTTCGACTTGAATCAACTT atgaAATACGGCAAGATATCGAAGATGCTGTGAGCAGACTAAGCCCTTG GCGAGCCGAAGATGGTGGTGTTTACTTCGGCGGTTGGGCTAGAATGGCTCAACCTATTACACAGTTTGCTGTAGTCGAGGTAGCGAAACCTAATATTGGCGAGAAAAGACCATCCAGAGTACGTGCTGATGTCACAATAAATTTAAGTGTTCGTAAAGAAATTAAGTCTGAATGGGAAAACCTCCGGAAACACGATGTCTGTTTCCTCATTACAGTTAAACCACAAAACCCAATCG GTACAAAATACAGTCACAAACTACCTTTTGTACCACAAGTTGGATTAACAACTGTTCGAGGATGTGAAGTTGAAGGTATGTTAGATTCAAACGGTAGAGTAATCGAAGATGGACCTGAACCACGCCCGATTTTACCTGGAGATACTCGCACGTATAGAGTTTGGCTAGATTGTAATCAATATAGGATTGATATGGATAACGCTAGCCATGGTGGTGAAGATGTATATGAAAGTTTTAACATCATAATGAGACGTAAACCTAAAGAGAATAATTTCAAAGCTGTTTTGGAAACGATAAGAGAGCTTATGAATACAGAATGCGTCGTACCCTATTGGTTGCATGACATAATTCTTGGATATGGCGATCCTGGTGCTGCTCGTTATTCTAG aATGCCAAATGAAATTGCGTCAATGGATTTCAATGATACATTTCTTgatataaatcatttaaaaaatagtttcCCTCAATATGAAATTAAGGTTTCTACCAATGATGAATCGAAATTAGTACGTCCTTTTCGTTTAACATTTGAAGATGTACTTGCGAAACATAATGTTGAACCCGTAAAGAAAGTTATCAAAATTGAACCTCATGTGCCACCCAGTAGAGGCCCTTATAAAGCTAACGAACCAAAAAA AAATCAGATTCCTTTTACACCAACGCAGGTCGAAGCCATTCGTGCAGGTATGCAACCAGGATTGACGCTTGTTGTAGGTCCTCCTGGTACTGGTAAAACGGATGTCGCTGttcaaattatatcaaatCTTTATCATAATTTCCCGAATCAGAGAACCCTTATAGTTACACATTCTAATCAAGCACTGAATCAACTTTTTGAGAAAATCATGGCACTTGATATAGATGAAAGACATTTATTGCGTCTTGGTCATGGCGAAGAAGCGCTAGAAACTGAGAAAGATTTCAGCAGATACGGTAGAGTTAATTATGTTCTAGCTAAACGTTTGGATCTTTTAATGGAAGTTCAAAGATTACAG GAATCGTTAAACGTAAAAGGTGATGTCGCATATACATGCGAAACAGCAGGACACTTTTTCATGTATCAAATACTAACAAGATGGGAACGCTTTGAAACCAGAATTAAGCAAAGACAGGGAACAGGAAATAATGCACCTGCTGCTTTTATCATAGATGAAGAATTTccatttcataaattctttgataatgCGCCAAAACcgttatttaaacgaaattcgtATGAAGAAGATCTTGAAATAGCATGCAGTTGTTTTCg ATATATAGAGCGGATTTTTGCTCAATTAGAAGAGTTTAGAGCTTTCGAGTTATTACGATCTGGCTTAGAcagatcaaaatatttattagtcAAAGAAGCAAAAGTTATTGCTATGACTTGTACTCATGCTGCTCTTAAAAGACGTGAACTAGTAGACATGGGATTTAAATACGACAACATTCTCATGGAAGAATCTGctcaaattttagaaattgaaacttttataCCGTTATTACTACAGAATCCACAAGATGGATATAATCGATTGAAACGTTGGATAATGATAGGAGATCATCATCAGTTACCACCTGTTATTAAAAACATGGCTTTccagaaatattcaaatatggAACAGTCTCTTTTTGCAAGATTTGTACGATTGGGTGTTCCTACAGTTGACCTCGATGGTCAAGGTCGTGCAAGACCCAGCATCTGCAATCTATACAACTGGCGTTATAAAAAATTGGGCAATCTTGCACATGTGGAAAATAGCCCGGAATACTTAGTGGCAAATGCTGgatttttatatgattttcAACTTATTAATGTCGAAGATTTCAATGGAGTGGGTGAAAGTGAACCCAGTGCGTACTTTTATCAAAATCTCGCTGAAGCTGAGTATTGTGTAGCTGTATTTATGTACATGCGTCTTCTGGGCTATCCAGCTGACAAAATTAGTATATTAACTACTTATAATGGACAAAAGCATTTAATAAGAGATGTAATAAACATAAGATGTGCTAGCAATCCTTTGATAGGTCGACCAAATAAAGTAACAACAGTTGACAAATATCAGGGTCAACAAAACGACTATATATTACTATCTCTCGTGAAAACTCGAGCTGTCGGTCACTTACGAGATGCACGAAGATTAGTAGTCGCTATGTCAAGAGCGCGTCTTGGCCTTTATGTTTTTGCTAGAGTGTCTCTTTTTAACAACTGTTTTGAATTAACACCCGCATTTGCTCAGCTAATGCAGCGGCCATTAAAACTACAACTCCTTCCTCAAGAACATTATCCTACCGAAAGACTTAATGATGCTAATCTCTCTACTTCACCAATGGAAATTGAAGATATGCCTCATATGGCTAAATTTGTCTACGATTATTACATAGAAAAAGTTAGTGGTATGAAA GAATCACAAAAAGTATGGCAGAAACCAGGTATGATGCAAACACCTAACAGTCCATCTTACAAAGTTCCTGCCCATCCTGGAGCAGATGATGATACGGATGATgaagaaattaatcaaatGGAGGATGAGCAGGAAAATAccaaagaagaagagaataaagaaccaaaatttgaattaattaaaaatttagttgAGGACCTAACTTCGGAAAATGAAGGCAGTGATCATTAG
- the LOC132912481 gene encoding probable G-protein coupled receptor Mth-like 5 — protein MYYLVSTLLIIVGILGNHPLLANTDGKANLISVAKCCEHNELLVDDTCTPLTETNETEWRPEFIEEKVNGISRSKPVKPNYQLKIGRPKCQPNEHQWNVYHYRSGEDRLAILTTGVLRHYTTDLIKGKQNEYNGAFGFDNADSMDEDDLETVSIHYDYPFGHYCADKAILSRDRLVAMYAMICVPDVVVTWSDTNYLMKHAIDPTFHAISIASYLVVAVVYFVLPQLRDLVGNMITSMTLCLIAGQSASTVRIFTEFGNHISFMIADTVMYVSLLAAFFWLNALGYYVWSTFRSRNVFLRVTDGRKYCYYSTYVWGSTVCIAGTAIFAHFALETNKAVVGGKIYPPQETIGWLGISVLFTSIAFTIMIDLSFVLTTANRIKRMSTYGRIHHKMKYSFRMFVFLFAIMSTGWLSFLLSRLNYEALEYCHIVINLLQAILILYVCVFGQRRVTFLLGKTCNCCNSGENIEGLDWGEEMTAINAGY, from the exons ATGTATTATCTCGTGAGTACGTTGCTTATCATCGTTGGCATATTGGGGAATCATCCCCTTCTTGCAAACACAGACGGGAAAGCAAATTTGATCAGCGTGGCAAAGTGTTGCGAGCACAACGAGCTTCTTGTAGACGACACGTGCACGCCATTGACGGAAACGAACGAGACAGAGTGGAGACCGGAATTCATCGAGGAGAAGGTCAATGGTATATCAAGGAGTAAACCGGTTAAACCGAATTATCAATTGAAGATTGGAAGACCTAAGTGTCAACCCAACGAGCATCAATGGAATGTATATCATTATCGATCAGGCGAGGATCGACTTGCGATACTGACAACTGGCGTGTTGCGACACTACACCACCGATTTGATAAAGGGAAAGCAAAACGAATATAATGGTGCATTTGGATTCGATAATGCAGATTCAATGGACGAAGATGATCTCGAGACGGTTTCGATTCATTATGATTATCCGTTCGGACATTATTGCGCTGACAAAGCAATTTTGAGCAGAGATCGACTGGTAGCGATGTACGCGATGATTTGCGTACCCGACGTAGTTGTTACATGGTCCGATACAAATTATTTGATGAAACACGCCATCGATCCCACCTTTCATGCTATATCGATAGCTAGTTATCTGGTTGTCGCGGTTGTCTATTTTGTTCTACCACAACTGCGTGATCTTGTGGGAAACATGATAACTAGTATGACTCTGTGCCTTATAGCTGGGCAATCTGCGTCTACTGTCAGGATTTTCACGGAATTCGGCAATCACATCAGTTTTATGATTGCCG aTACCGTCATGTATGTCTCCTTGCTAGCTGCATTTTTCTGGTTGAACGCCTTGGGTTACTACGTATGGAGCACTTTCCGTTCGCGAAACGTATTTTTAAGAGTAACTGATGGCAGAAAGTACTGTTACTATTCTACGTATGTTTGGGGTTCAACGGTTTGCATAGCGGGCACTGCAATTTTTGCACACTTTGCCTTAGAAACTAATAAAGCTGTCGTTGGCGGAAAGATATATCCACCTCAAGAAACAATCGGTTGGCTCGGTATTTCCGTACTATTTACATCGATCGCATTTACGATAATGATTGATTTATCTTTCGTATTAACAACCGCGAACAGGATTAAAAGAATGAGCACATACGGTCGAATTCatcataaaatgaaatacagcTTTAGAATGTTCGTTTTTTTGTTTGCAATAATGAGTACCGGTTGGCTATCATTCCTGCTATCACGACTGAATTACGAAGCGTTAGAGTATTGTCatatcgttattaatttactaCAGGCAATTTTAATACTATACGTTTGCGTATTTGGACAAAGAAGAGTTACATTCTTACTTGGTAAAACATGCAATTGCTGTAATTCAGGCGAAAATATCGAGGGCCTTGATTGGGGCGAAGAAATGACTGCCATTAACGCGggatattaa